Sequence from the Gemmatimonadota bacterium genome:
TGGTCGGTGACGGCGAGCGAATCCATCCCCAACTTCTTGACGTGGCTCACCAGCTCGGGGATGCGATTGGCACCGTCGAGCAGCGAATATTCGCTGTGGGTATGGAGGTGGACGAAGGCCATCAGCGCACCCGCTGGCTGAGTTCGGCCAACACGGCCCCGAAGGGCACGCCACGCGCCTGGAGCAGGACCAGGAGGTGGAAGAGCAGGTCGGCCGATTCGCTGGCGAGCCGCTCATCGCTTTCGGCCAATGCCGCAATGACCGTCTCGACCCCTTCCTCGCCGACCTTCTGGGCGATCTTGGGGAGCCCGCGTTCGAAGAGCGTGGCGGTGTACGATTCCGGTGGCCGGGTGGCATGGCGATCGGCGATCATTCGGGCAAGGCGGGTCAGCAGATGCCCCCCCTGATCGTCTTCGTCGGCAAGCTGCCCGTCCGACGTGATCCGCCGGAAGAAGCAGGTTGGGCGATTGGTGTGGCAGGCCGGACCCTGCTGCGTGACGCGGTAGAGGATGGCGTCGGCATCGCAGTCGAGCCGCACCTCGAGGACTTGCTGGGTGTGGCCGGATTGTTCGCCCTTCTTCCAGAGCGCCTGGCGCGAGCGGCTCCAGTAGTGGGCATGACCTGTCGACAGCGTCGCCTCGAGGGCGGCGCGATCGGCCCAGGCGAGCATCAGGAGGTTGCCGGAAAGGGCATCCTGCGCCACCACGGGCACCAAGCCGGCGGTATCAAACCGGACGGCATCGAGGGCCGGAGCGTCTGTCACCCGGGAATCGTATCCAGACACCGCCCGATTGTCAAAAGTCATTGTCCTGCTTACGCTTAGGTCAGTTTTCCTGCGCCCATGGAGCCAGCCGCGCATGCCCGCTTCCCGCACGATGTGGCCGTCTACGCTCGCCCTGCTCGCGCTGGCGGCGTGCGGCGGGTCCGGTACCGGCCCCGGCCCGGTGACGGTCACTTGCACCACCCCCACGCCCGTGGTCCTCGAGCCTGGTGCCCAGCTGCTGATCGATGCGGCGCGTACCAGCAACTGCCTCTCCCTCCCCGGCGGCGACCAAGCGCGCGAGTACCTCGTAGTGGCCTACTCGGGAGCGGGCACCGAAACCACCACTGGCATCTCGACCGGCTACGCCCTGGCCTCAGGCGCCACCGGCGGCGGGAGCTCGCTGCTGGATGGTCTGCCCACCCCGGTAGCCGCCTTCGGTGACCCGGCCAAGAGCCCCGAGGCCTTCCACCGGAACCTGCGCCTGGCCGAGGCCCGGATCGCGGCCGACCCAGCCACCCGGTTCGGGGAGGCCTGGGGAGGGAAGCCGCCGATGGCCGCGGTCCCGATCGTCGGGCAGCGCGATTCGTTCTATGTCTGCCGGACCAGCAGCTGTGCCGCGTTCAACCGGATCGGCGCAACCGTGCGGTTCGTTGGTCGGCAGGGCGCCATCTACACCGACGATGCGAACCCGGTCACGGCGGAGTCGCTGACCGAGTCGGACATCACCCAGCTTGGCACGCTGTTCGACGATTATCTCTTTCCGATTGATACCACCGCCTTCGGTCGCGAGTCCGACATCGATGGCGACCAGCGCGTGGCGATCCTGATCTCGGCGGCCGTCAACGATCTCACGGCCGATTGCACGAGCGGCCGGATCATCGGCTACTTCTACGGCGCCGACCTGATCGCCTCCCTCGCCGGGAGCAATCGCCGCGAGGTGTTCTACGCCTTCGCGCCGAAGGCGGCGACGGCAAGCTGTTCTGCCATCACCCGCAGCATTGCGCTGCGCGCCTTGCCGCCGGTGCTGATTCACGAACTGCAGCACATGATCTCGTTCAACCAGCGGGTGCTCGTGCGCGGCGGCGGACAGGAGGATCTCTGGCTGAACGAGGGGCTCTCCCATTTCGCCGAAGAGCTCGGCTATCGTGGTGTGCCCGACGCACGCTGCCCGAATTCGGCGAGCTGCTTTTCCCAGTTCTCCTCGGGCGACATCGACAATGCCTACAGCTACCTCTCCAATCCGGAGGCCACCGCCCTCGTGACCCCCGGCAACAATAGCGGCCCGTTGGCGTTTCGCGGCGCGGCCTGGCTCTTCGTTCGCTGGGTGGCCGACCACTTCAGCAGCGACACGCTGCTCGGCACGCAGGTGACGCGCGGGCTCGTCCAGACCACGCGTGTCGGCGCGACCAATGTCAGCGCCGTGGCCGGCGTCGACTTTCCGACGCTGGTTGGTGAGTGGCAACTGACCAACTATCTCGAGAATCTTCCGGGCTTCGCGCAGGTCGGGCGGTTGCGCTATCGCACCTGGAATTTCCGGTCACTCTATCAGGCCAATTTTCCGACGCTCTACGCCAAGCCGTATCCGCTGACGCCCGACTCGACGGCCGGGAGCTACAGCCGCACCGGGACGCTGCGCGGCGGCAGCGGGCGCCATGTGCGGTACCGCCTGGCTGCCGGGGCCGCCGGTGTGACCGTGCAGCTCACCGGCAGCAACGGCAACGGCGTCCCGTCGAGCACGGCCGAACCGCGCTTCGCGGTGGTGCGCATCCGGTGAGGCGCGCGGTGGGGCAGCTCGTGCTCGCGCTCGCGCCGACGCTGCTGGTGGCCCAGCTGCCACCGCGCCCGGCGCTCCCCGATCTGGCGGCCTCCGTGCGCGTGGCGGGACTCGCCGGTGCCGGGGTGGCCATGCCAGGCTACGCGGCCGGCGTGTTCGACAATCCGGCGAACATCGGACCGATCAAGGTGCTCTCGCTCGAGGCCGCCTACGCCAAGCTCCCGGACCGGTCGACCTACACCAGCGGGGCGGCGGCGGTGCGAGCCGGCGACTTCAATCTTGGTGGTGGGCTGCGGTACCTGCGCTACCAGGGTGACCGCCCCGTGGTCGACAATCTCTCCTGGGTGGCGGCGGCGGTCTACCGCGTCAAAGGAATCGCCCTCGGCACCTCCGCGAAATACGTGTCCGTCGAGGATTCCGCTGGAACCATCTTCCGCACGCTGACGTCGGATGCCGGAGTGACGCTTGCCTTCTTCGATATCGCGGCGTTGGCCGTCTCCTTCCAGAACCTTGGCCGCTATGCGCTCAGCGGCGAGCGGCTGCAACTGCCTGCGAGCACGCACCTCGGTTTCTCGATGAATCTGATCGACACCTATTCGAACGGCCGACTGCTGGCGACGATCGAGAGCGACTGGACGGCCGGGACCCCGCGCCGCACCGTGATCGGCCTTGAAGCGGGAGTCGTCGTCCGCGGCATCGGCCTGATCGGGCGGATTGGCAACGGAGGCCAGCCGGCGGGCAGCGGCGTGGGCAAGACGTCCTACGGCGGATCGCTCGTCCTCTCTCGCGCCAGACTCGACTATGCCTACCAGCGGCGCAGCGCCATCGGCCGCAGCGTGCATCTCGTCGGCGCGCAGTGGACCCCATGACGGGAAGGAGACGCTTCAGAATGGGATTGCTCATCACGGCGGCCGTGCTGCTCTTCGGCTTCGGCACGGCCTACGTCGCGTCCGACGAGGTGCGCTACCTCAGTCGCGCCGGGATCGAGGAGACGCGCATCCTGGTGTCGCGGGTACCGATCAGCGAGCTGGCGAAGAACACGCAGGTCCCCGATTCGCTGCGCGAGATGGCCGGGCTGGTCATGGAAGTGCGCAATTACGCTCGCGCGCTGGGGTTGGACGCCAAGGAGACCTACACGACCTACGCCGATGTCGGTCGCGACACGCTGTTGCTGGTGCTGACCGCGTCGCCGAAGGACTGCCTCTGTCCGGTGACGTGGCGCTATCCCGTCGCGGGGCGGGTGCCGTACAAGGGCTTCTTCGATTTTGCCGCCGCGCGCAAGGCAGCGAAGGAGTTTGCGGATCAGGGGTACGATGTCTACCTGCGTCCATCGGCCGCCTTCTCGACGCTCGGCTGGTTCAACGATCCCCTCCTCTCCACGGCGTTGAGCCGCGATTCCGTCGAGCTGGCCTCGCTGGTCTTCCATGAGATCGCGCACAACTCGTTGTGGGTGAAGGGAAACACCGCCTTCAATGAGAGTTTTGCCCAATGGGTCGGCTACGCGGCGGCGCAACGCTTCTTCCTGTCGCGGGCCGACACTCTTTCGGCGATCCGTGCTGCCGATCGCTGGCACGACGAGCAGGCCCTCGGAGAGTACTACACGGTCCTGCTGGCCAAGCTCGATTCGCTGTACGCCAGGAAGCTGCCGCGCGAGGCCAACGACAGTGGGCGCGCCGCCGTGGCACAGTGGGCCCGCGATACCATGGCCGGCCCGTTCGGCGGATCTTTCCGGACCTTCGCGGTGAATCGTCTTGCCGAGCGGCCGATCAACAATGCGGCCCTCCTCGGCACGCGGCTCTATCGCTCCGACCTGCATCTCTTCGATGATTGGCTGGAGTCCCAGGGCGGCGACCTGACGCGGGCCGTCCTGGGCCTCGAGCGGTTGCTCGGCGATGCCGAAGGGGATCAGGCCTTCCAGCGACTCAAGCGGCTGATTCAGGCGCAGCGCGGGGCGAGGGCACCCGTACCGCCCCTCCTCCCCGATTCGACGACCGTGCTGCCGCCACCGTCGGCAGCGCCTCGCTAACTTCACGAACCACCCTGCTGGAGTCGTCCCGATGGATCACGATTTTGTCCGCCGCGAAGAGCCACGTCTGCTCGCCGAACTCACCGAATTTCTCGCCATTCCGAGCATCAGTACCGGGACGGCGCATGTCGCCGATTGTCGCCGCGCCGCGCAGTGGCTGGTCGACCAGCTCTTCCGCCTCGGCTGTCCGACCGTCCAACTCATCGAGGGCGAAGGCCACCCGGTGGTCTGGGGTGAGAGCCCCCGGGTCGAGGGCGCACCGACGCTGCTGATCTACGGCCACTATGACGTCCAGCCTCCCGATCCGCTCGACGAGTGGCACACGCCGCCGTTCGTGCCGTCTATTCGCGACGGTCGGCTGTATGCGCGCGGCGCCATCGACGACAAGGGCCAGGTCTTCTGCCTGCTGAAGGCGTACGAGGCGGTCCGCGATGCCGATGGCAACCCGCCGCTCAATATCCACTTTCTCTTCGAGGGCGAGGAGGAGTGCGGCGGTCGCGTGGTGTTCGATCTGCTCAAGGCCGAGCCGGAGCGAACCAAGGTCGATGCGGTGCTGGTGTGCGACATGTCGTACTACGCCAAGGGATGGCCGGCCGTCTACACCGCGCTGCGTGGCCTCTGCTACGCCGAGCTGGAGGTGCGCACACTGCAGCGCGACTTGCACTCCGGCTCCTACGGCGGCGTGGCGCCCAATGCGATCGAGACGTTGTGCCGGATCCTCACCGACCTGAAGTCGGCCTCAGGGAAGATCCACATTCCCAAGCTGTACAAGCAGGTGATTCCGCCAACCAAGGCGGAGCGTCGCGGCTGGAACTCGCTGCCGTTCGATGAGGCCGAGTACCTCGCGCACGAAGTGACCGCGAAGGCGCTGACCGGCCTCGAGGATGCCACGGTGTTCGAGCGGACGTGGGCACTGCCAACGTTCGAGATCCACGGCATTCGTGGCGGGTTCGTCGGTGAGGGGGCGAAGACGGTGATCCCCGCCGTGGCGACGGCCAAGATCTCCTTGCGCCTGGTGCCCGGGCTGTCGGTGGAGTGGGTGCAGCAGCAGTTGCAGAAGGCGATCACGAAGGTCGCGCCGGACTACGCCGAATGGAGCCTGCGGCTTCACCACGGCGGTGACCCGGTGCAGGTGGACGTCTCGCACGGGGCGTTCCGGACGCTCGACCGCGCTTTCGAAGAAGTCGTCGGGCGGCCGACCGTCGCGGTGCGCGCCGGCGGCTCCATTCCGATCGTGCCGGAACTTGCCGCCGGGGGCGCGCCGGTGCTGCTCACCGGGATCGGGCTTCCGGATGACGGCCTCCATTCGCCCAACGAGAAGGTCGATCTGCAGCAGTTGTGGGAGGGGATCGCGGTCTTCGGAAGATTCTTCGAGTTGATGGGAGCGGAGGGGAACTAGCAAAGCGCCACCGATCCATCACCAATGAAGTATCGGGCGTCAGCGGGCTGAGATGTTTCAGTTGCTGACGCCCATGGCGCATCCGTGACCACGCGGTGTTGATATTCGCTTTGCCCTCTTCGGCAATCTGGGCTATGCTCCGCTTCCCCCTGGAATCGGATGGCTGGCATGTCGCAGCCCCACGCGACGCGTTCACTCTCCTTGCAATGGAAGCTGCCGCTGATCGTGGTCGCGCTCATGGCGCTGATCATCGTGACAAAATTCGCGTCCTCCGCCTACGAAGTCCGGAGGGCGATCCAGCACGCAGCGAGCGAACGCCTCACCGTCGTAACCGAACAGTTCGCCAGTCGGCTCGAGTCCCAGGTGCAGCGGTATGCCGCGCAAGTGGCGGCGCTCGCGCGTGATTCGCTGGTCCGTCGCGTCCTGCAGCCAGGTGGCGAGATCGAGGAGACGGCCCTCCACACGCTGCTGCTGCCGGACCGGGGCGTGCTGGGCGCCGAGATCCTTGACGCGCGCGGCGCGGTCCGCTGGTCGAGCGGCGTCGATCTCGGCGCGATCCGGATCCTCGCCCCCGCCGACGTTCGGCAGTTTGTGCTGCCAGGGGATTCGGCCGGGGTCGGTGGCCTCGTGGCCCTCGGGGACACGCTGACCTTCGCAAGCGTCGCCCTCGTGACCGAGGGCGCGGCGCGGATCGGTTACCTCGTGCAGTGGCTCGCCATCCGCCCTGACCTGAATGCTCGGCAGATCGTCTCGACGGTCGTGGGCTCCGCCGCGAGGATCTACATCGGCTCACCCGGCGGTGGCTGGACCGATCAGGCCGGCACGGTGAACGGTCCGCCAGTGCCGGTCGAATCGCTCCGCCAGTCTCGAATCTATGATCGGCCGGGGCTGGGTTCGCAGTTGGCGGTCGGAGCCCGCGTGCCGGGTGTTCCGTGGGCCGTGGTCACCGAATTTCCCGTCGCAACAGTGATGGCGCCGGCACGCGAATTTCTGGCTCGAGGGATCCTCCGCAGCTGCATCCTGCTGATCATCGGCGCCGCAGTGATGGTGCTCGCCTGTCGGCGGATGATCGCCCCCCTTCTGGAGCTGACGGCGGCGACGGACGCGATGGCTGCAGGCGACCGCCGGGCGCGGGTGACAGTTCGGAGCGGCGACGAGGTCGGTCGCCTGAGTGTCGCATTCAATGGGATGGCGGAGCGCGTCGAGGCCGAGGTGACCGCGCGCCACGCGTCCGAAGACCAATGGCGCCTCCTCTTCCAGTCGAATCCGCACCCGATGTGGGTCTTCGATACCGAGACGCTGGCCTTCCTCGCAGTGAACGATGCGGCCATCGCTCGCTATGGCTGGAGTCGCGAGGAATTCCTCAGCATGACCATCCTCGACATTCGCGCGCCGGAGGACGCGGCGAGGGTCCGCGCCGCAGTGACCCACGACCCCGGCCAGATCACGACGACAACCGGCTGGCGGCATCGCGACCGCAGCGGCAAGGATTTCGAGGTCGAGGTCAGCTCCCGCGGCGTCCCATTCAACGGGCGCTCGGCGCGGCTCGTCCTGGCAACCGACATCAGCGAGCGCGCCGGACTCGAGCGGCAGTTGCGGCAGGCGCAGAAGATGGAGGCGGTGGGCCGGCTCGCCGGCGGAGTCGCCCACGACTTCAACAACAGTCTTGCGGTGATCGTCGCCTGCTCCGAGATGTTGCTGGGTGACCTCCAGGCGGCCGGGCATCCGACCGCAGATCTGGAGGAGATCGTGCGGGCCGCCGATCGGGCGCGGTCGCTCACGCGGCAGCTGCTGACCTTCTCGCGCCAGCAGGTCGTGCACCCGGTGGTGCTCGATCCCAGCGTTGCCATACGCGAGGTTGAGCGGCTCGTGCGCCGGATCATCGGCGAGGATGTCACCGTGCAGGTGCGGCCGCAAACGGACGTCGGCCACGTCCGGATCGATCCCGGCCAGCTGGAGCAGGTACTCCTGAACCTTGCCGTGAACGCCCGCGACGCGATGCCGGATGGCGGGACGATCACGCTCTCGACGGCAAGCGGCGAGATTGACGAGGGGAGCCTTGCCCTGCACGGCCTGACGAAGGAGGGCGCCTACGTCATCATCAGCGTCAGCGACACGGGCGTCGGGATTGTTCCCGAGGTGCGCGCGCGCCTCTTCGAGCCGTTCTTCACGACCAAGGAGATCGGGAAGGGCACGGGACTCGGCCTCGCGACCGCCTATGGCATCGTCACGGGGGCGGGCGGCGCGATCACGGTGTACAGCGAATCCGGCGTGGGATCGACCTTCCGCGTATATCTCCCGCAGCTGGCGGAGGACGACGCGGCGACACCGCACACACCGCCCGACACGCCGGCCATTCCGCGGGGTACCGAGCGGATCTTGCTGGTCGAGGACGATGCCGCGGTGCTGCTGGCGACAGCGAGCCTCCTGCGCCGCCTGGGCTACGAGGTGGTCGAGGCGGCTGGCTCGGCGGAGGCGCTCGCGCTGGCAGACGATCCTGCTCAGGCCTTCGATCTGGTGCTCACCGACGTGGTGATGCCGGGCATGGGCGGACGCCAGCTGCTGGACCGACTCCGGGTGGGCCGGCCAGCGCTGCGTGCCCTGCTGATGTCGGGGTATGCTGGCGATGTGGTGGCGGAGCGCGGGGTACTGGACGGCTCGATCCCGTTCATCGAGAAGCCCTTCACCATGCGGGGACTCGCCGGGGTAGTCAGGCGGGTCCTGGATGGGTGACGCGAAACGGGGAGGGTGGGCTGCAGCTACGTGATGGACGCCAGTGGAAAAAGGGGTTGGGGGACACCAACGCCCACCACGCATCTGCTTGAATCGATACGCAGTGTCGCGAACTGGTGTTTCAGGGCGACGCTCCGGGGCAGCAACGAAGCGGCCGACTGCGCGAGGTAGTCGGCCGTAACTATTTGCCCGTCATGTACTTCGGGTCAGTCGTCGCGCTTCACCGGCGGGCGCCCCTGGCCGGCGTACTGCGCCTCGATCCGCGCGTGCAGATCGTCGGCGCCAATGATCCCCTTCACGGAGGCAATGATCCCGGCGACGACATCGTCGGCCCAATACTGGTCTGGGCGTTCCTCGGCCGGAATCGCCCGACAGGCGCGATCGAGATACTCGATGGCCCGCTCGACCCACTCGGTCTGAGCGCTCGCGACCAGCGACCACGAGCCGGTGGCGCGCAGCTCCAGTTCAGCGAGCGCGTCGAGGTGAGTCCGCAACTCCTGGGCGACCGGTCCGCGACGGAGCTGCTCGGCCACCAGGGTCAGCACGGTGCGGCGCTCGGACTCCTGGGGCTCCGGCAATGGGGCGAGATAGTGGCGTTGATCGGCCACCATCTCCGCCAGCCGGATGCAGACGGCCTTGATCGCCGGGGTCAAGGCCGGGGGGGCCTCGGTCGCCCACGAGCTCGCCGCACGAAGAATTGCGGCGATTCGTTCGTCGGCCGTGGCGGCAATGCGGGTCGAATCCATCGGGTCAGGCATGGCTGAAGGGAAGCCCTTCGCGGCCCCGATTTCAACCCCGCGCCTCAGGCGCGGGCTACTCCGACGGGAGCAAATCGGCAAGGGGTCGGGGCCTCGCGCGCAGCCCGAACGCCGTCGCCATCGAGGCCATCACCACGGCGCGGACCTCGGCCGCAAGCGTCGGCGTGGCCCCACCGATTTCCTTCGCCACAGAGGTCATGGTGACTCCCGGCAGGCCACACGGGACGATCGCGCCGAACCACGCCAACTCGGGGTCGACATTCAGCGCAAAGCCATGCAGCGTCACCCATTGCTTCACGTGAATGCCGAGGCTCGCGATCTTCCGCCCCTGGGTCCAGACACCTGTCTTCCCGGCGACTCGCTCGGCGGGAATCCCGAACTGCGCCAGCGCGTCGATGAGGGCGCCCTCGAGGGTCCGCAGGTACCAATGGAGGTCTTCGCGGTGGGCCGAGAGGTGGATGATCGGGTAACCGACGAGTTGGCCGGGGCCGTGCCAGGTGACGTCGCCGCCACGTTCGACCTCGACCACGGTGGCGCCCCGCGCCTCGAGGGCCGGGATGGGGAGGGGGAGCGAGGTGGCCTCGGTGCCGCGGCCCAGGGTGTAGACCGGGTCGTGTTCAACCAGGAGCAGGATGTCGTGGGGAAGCGAACCGTCCACGCGACGCAACCGGAGGGCGCGTTGGAGTTCCAGTGTGTCGAGGTAGGGCCGGCGGCCGAGGTCGACGACCTCGAGGGGTGGCACGCTCATGCCGCCCGGCGTGCGCGGCCTCCGAGCCGGAGCGCCACGACCAGGGCCAGTATAGCCAGCGCCGCCAATGCCCCGCTGCCGAGCGCGGCGTGGGCGGTGAAGGTCAGCATCATCGCGAGGCAGGTCCCCGCCAGGGCACCCACGATGGCGAGCCCCCCGCGACGAAAGTTGGAATGGATCGGCGCCATCAGCATCCACCCCACCAGGCCCGCCACCAGCAGGCCGATCGGAATCCCGACGAGAAAGAGATTCACGTAGGGCGCATTCGGGTTCACCGTGGCGGCGCTCGTCACACTCGGATCGCGCATCCGGGCGACGAGGAAGGTCAGCACGGCAAACCACGCCACCGCCGCGGCCGCGGCCGCGCCGACCGCCGCCACGGCGAGGCCGACACGATCCTCGGTCGGCGCATCGGCGCCGAACGGATTAGGAGAGAGCGGGGGCGGACTTCCCATGGGTCTCGAGGAGCCGGGACCGATGATCGATCATCGATGATCGATCATCGGTCATCGGTCCTAGATGTGCACCGCCCGACCCAGCGAGTCGAGCGCCGCTTCGGCGATCGCCTCGGAGAGCGTCGGGTGCGCGTGGATCGCGAGGTCGACTTCTTCCACAGTGTACTCGTTCGTCCGGGCAAGGATCAACTCGTGGATCATCTCCGAGGCGTGCCCGCTCACGATGTGCGCGCCGATGATCTCGCCGTACTTCTTGCCGCGGATGATCTTCACGAAGCCGTCGGTCTCGTTCGACGCGCGGGCGCGGCCGTTGGCCGAGAACGGGAAGCGACCGACCTGGTAGTCGAGCTTCTGCTCCTTGGCCTGCTCCTCGGTGAGCCCGATCGAGGCCACCTCCGGGTGGCAGTACGTCACGCTCGGCACGTTGCTGTAGTCGATCGCCTTCGGGTGGTGTCCGGCGATCACCTCGGCGACGTGAATCCCCTCGCGCGTGCCCTTGTGCGCCAGCATCGGCGGGCCGGCCACGTCCCCAATCGAGTAGACACCCTTCACGGTGGTCTCGAGGGTGGCCGGGTTCACCTGGATGAAGCCGCGGTCGGTCAACTTCACGCCGACGGCCTCCAGCCCGATCGCCTCGGTGTTCACCGCGCGACCGGCGGCCATCAGCACCTTGTCGGCGGTGATCGTCTCCTGCTTGCCACCGACCTCGACGGTGATGCTCACCTCGGCGGCCTTCACGTCGGCCTTCACGACCTTCACGCCGGCCAGCACGTTGATGCCGCGCTTCTTGTACGACTTGGCGATCACGTCCGAGCACTCGGCGTCCTCGATCGGGAGGATGCGCGGCAACGCCTCGATCAGCGTCACCTCGGACCCGAAGGCGTTGAAGATGTCGGCGAACTCGCAGCCGACGGCACCTGCGCCGACGATCGCCAGCCGCTTCGGGGCGGTCTCGAGAAAGAGCGCCTCGTCCGAGGTGATCACCGTGGTGCCGTTGACGGCGAGGCCGACCGGCGGAATTCCCTTGGTGCGCGAGCCGGTCGCCAGCACGATCCCCTTCTTGGCGGTGAGCACGTCGTCGCCGACCTTCACCGTCGTCGCTGAGGCGAGCACGCCGGTCCCCTTGATGACCGTCACCTTGTTCTTCTTCATCAGGAACTCGGCGCCCTTCGAGTTCTGCTCGGCGACCTTCCGCGAGCGCTTCATCGCGACGCCGTAGTCGGTCTTCACCTCGCCGACCTCGATGCCCAGCTCCTTCGCTTCCTTGCGGATGCTGTTGGCCATCGCCGCGGAGTGCAGCAGCGCCTTGGTCGGGATGCAGCCGATGTTCACGCAGACGCCGCCCAGCTTGTCGCGCTCGACCACGCACGCCGTGAGCCCGAGCTGCGAGGCGCGAATGGCGGCGGGATAGCCGGCAGGGCCGCCGCCGATGATGATGACGTCAAAGGACTGATTGGCCATGTATGGAGCTCCCAGTAGGGGACAAATCTCTGTTGGAGTCGTTAGTTGTTGGTCGTTAGTCGTTAGGTGGTCCGTTACTCAGGCCAGCATGGAACGATTCGACGACTCCACCCCTAACGACTAACGACGAACGACTAACGACTCTTACCAGACCATCGCCAGCGGATTCTCCAGCATCCCCACCAGCGTCTTCAGGAACGCGGCGCCGGTGGCCCCGTCGATCACGCGGTGATCGCAGGAGAGGGTGATCCGCATCCGGCGGCGCACCACGAGCTCGCCGTCGACGACTGCGGGCTTCTGCTCCAGTCGGCCGACCGCGAGAATCCCCGCCTCGGGCGGATTGATCACCGCGGTGAATTCGTCGATGCCGAACATGCCGAGGTTCGAGATCGAGAAGGTCGCGCCGGTGTACTCCTCGGGCTTGAGGCGCTTCTCGCGTGCGCGTCCGGCCATCTCGCGGACCTCGCCGCCGATCTCGCGCAACGTCTTCCGGTCGGCGTGGCGGACGATCGGCGTGATGAGCCCGTCCTCGACCGCGACGGCGACGCCGATATGGACGTCATGCCACTGCCGGATGTGATCGTCCGACCACCAGCTGTTCACCCACGGATGCTGCCGCAGGGCGGCGGCGGTCGTGCGAATGATCAGGTCGTTGAACGAGAACTTGCCGTTCTTCGGATCCGCGGCCAGGAGCGCCTCGCGCATTTCGTGCGCCCGCTCCATGTCCACCTCGGCCGTGAGGTAGAAGGTCGGGATCGGGCCGATCGACTGCACCAAGCGCTTGGCGATCGCCTTGCGCATCTGCGTCAACGGCACGTCCGTGTAGACCGACGCCGCCAGGCCCGGCGCCGCGGCCGCCGGCGCCAGCACCACGCCGTCGAGGTCGCGCACCACGATCCGCCCTTCGGGGCCGCTCCCCGCGATCGCGCCGAGGTCGAGCCCGCGCTCGGCGGCGACGCGCTTCGCCAAGGGGGTCGCCTTGATGCGGGCGTCCGCCGCCGGCGTGGGGGTGCTCGCGGCCGGCACCGGCGCGGCGGCGGTGGTGGGGCGCGCGCGTCCGGGCCCAGGGCCGGGGTCGTCGTGGCCACGGCGGGCGCCGCAGGCGGCGCCCCTACGGCGGGGCTTCCGCCCGCGCCGCCGGGGATCTCTTCGCCCGCCGCGCCGATCCAGGCCACGACCGACGCCACCGGCGCCGTGGTGCCGACCGGGATCACCTGCTTGAGGAGGACGCCGGCGCCGCGGGCGACCAACTCCATCACCGCCTTGTCGGTCTCCACCTCGGCGAGCACATCGCCCACGGCGACCGCATCGCCCTCGTTCTTCTTCCACTCGACGAGGCGGCCCTCTTCCATCGTCGGCGACAGCGCTTCCATCACGACCTTGGTGGCCATTCGATCAATCCTTGTAGCAGACGCGGCGAACCGCCGCCGCGATCTTGGTCGCGTCGGCCTTGGCCGCCTTCTCGAGATACTTGTTGTACGGCATCGGCACGTCGGCCTGGTGCACCCGCAACACCGGGGCATCGAGGTCGTCGAACGCCTCGCGCTGCACCAGGTCGACGATCTGCGCCCCGACCCCGGCG
This genomic interval carries:
- a CDS encoding bifunctional phosphoribosyl-AMP cyclohydrolase/phosphoribosyl-ATP diphosphatase HisIE, which gives rise to MTFDNRAVSGYDSRVTDAPALDAVRFDTAGLVPVVAQDALSGNLLMLAWADRAALEATLSTGHAHYWSRSRQALWKKGEQSGHTQQVLEVRLDCDADAILYRVTQQGPACHTNRPTCFFRRITSDGQLADEDDQGGHLLTRLARMIADRHATRPPESYTATLFERGLPKIAQKVGEEGVETVIAALAESDERLASESADLLFHLLVLLQARGVPFGAVLAELSQRVR
- a CDS encoding aminopeptidase, which codes for MGLLITAAVLLFGFGTAYVASDEVRYLSRAGIEETRILVSRVPISELAKNTQVPDSLREMAGLVMEVRNYARALGLDAKETYTTYADVGRDTLLLVLTASPKDCLCPVTWRYPVAGRVPYKGFFDFAAARKAAKEFADQGYDVYLRPSAAFSTLGWFNDPLLSTALSRDSVELASLVFHEIAHNSLWVKGNTAFNESFAQWVGYAAAQRFFLSRADTLSAIRAADRWHDEQALGEYYTVLLAKLDSLYARKLPREANDSGRAAVAQWARDTMAGPFGGSFRTFAVNRLAERPINNAALLGTRLYRSDLHLFDDWLESQGGDLTRAVLGLERLLGDAEGDQAFQRLKRLIQAQRGARAPVPPLLPDSTTVLPPPSAAPR
- a CDS encoding M20/M25/M40 family metallo-hydrolase, encoding MDHDFVRREEPRLLAELTEFLAIPSISTGTAHVADCRRAAQWLVDQLFRLGCPTVQLIEGEGHPVVWGESPRVEGAPTLLIYGHYDVQPPDPLDEWHTPPFVPSIRDGRLYARGAIDDKGQVFCLLKAYEAVRDADGNPPLNIHFLFEGEEECGGRVVFDLLKAEPERTKVDAVLVCDMSYYAKGWPAVYTALRGLCYAELEVRTLQRDLHSGSYGGVAPNAIETLCRILTDLKSASGKIHIPKLYKQVIPPTKAERRGWNSLPFDEAEYLAHEVTAKALTGLEDATVFERTWALPTFEIHGIRGGFVGEGAKTVIPAVATAKISLRLVPGLSVEWVQQQLQKAITKVAPDYAEWSLRLHHGGDPVQVDVSHGAFRTLDRAFEEVVGRPTVAVRAGGSIPIVPELAAGGAPVLLTGIGLPDDGLHSPNEKVDLQQLWEGIAVFGRFFELMGAEGN
- a CDS encoding response regulator, whose product is MSQPHATRSLSLQWKLPLIVVALMALIIVTKFASSAYEVRRAIQHAASERLTVVTEQFASRLESQVQRYAAQVAALARDSLVRRVLQPGGEIEETALHTLLLPDRGVLGAEILDARGAVRWSSGVDLGAIRILAPADVRQFVLPGDSAGVGGLVALGDTLTFASVALVTEGAARIGYLVQWLAIRPDLNARQIVSTVVGSAARIYIGSPGGGWTDQAGTVNGPPVPVESLRQSRIYDRPGLGSQLAVGARVPGVPWAVVTEFPVATVMAPAREFLARGILRSCILLIIGAAVMVLACRRMIAPLLELTAATDAMAAGDRRARVTVRSGDEVGRLSVAFNGMAERVEAEVTARHASEDQWRLLFQSNPHPMWVFDTETLAFLAVNDAAIARYGWSREEFLSMTILDIRAPEDAARVRAAVTHDPGQITTTTGWRHRDRSGKDFEVEVSSRGVPFNGRSARLVLATDISERAGLERQLRQAQKMEAVGRLAGGVAHDFNNSLAVIVACSEMLLGDLQAAGHPTADLEEIVRAADRARSLTRQLLTFSRQQVVHPVVLDPSVAIREVERLVRRIIGEDVTVQVRPQTDVGHVRIDPGQLEQVLLNLAVNARDAMPDGGTITLSTASGEIDEGSLALHGLTKEGAYVIISVSDTGVGIVPEVRARLFEPFFTTKEIGKGTGLGLATAYGIVTGAGGAITVYSESGVGSTFRVYLPQLAEDDAATPHTPPDTPAIPRGTERILLVEDDAAVLLATASLLRRLGYEVVEAAGSAEALALADDPAQAFDLVLTDVVMPGMGGRQLLDRLRVGRPALRALLMSGYAGDVVAERGVLDGSIPFIEKPFTMRGLAGVVRRVLDG
- the lipB gene encoding lipoyl(octanoyl) transferase LipB codes for the protein MSVPPLEVVDLGRRPYLDTLELQRALRLRRVDGSLPHDILLLVEHDPVYTLGRGTEATSLPLPIPALEARGATVVEVERGGDVTWHGPGQLVGYPIIHLSAHREDLHWYLRTLEGALIDALAQFGIPAERVAGKTGVWTQGRKIASLGIHVKQWVTLHGFALNVDPELAWFGAIVPCGLPGVTMTSVAKEIGGATPTLAAEVRAVVMASMATAFGLRARPRPLADLLPSE